The Parafrankia irregularis genome contains a region encoding:
- a CDS encoding C40 family peptidase produces MLTAGPALTAGPGLGVGLGIARAEPGTSPRAGSGSDSRAGSGSGSGDRPREGHAEDLGSVTTQIATTRARIDELGHQLSVAAEQYNAERIRLAEAERTATTARQRLSAADAAVRTASDRHRGLATSAYRSGGFEQLSILLTGDPRTALDRAGAVNALSRRQRAAESDLRLARHDQTEAKQAADEALAGRQHVVDSLSEQRRGIEASAAEQHQLLDDLIDRQAQLEREAREREAAALRARQAAEAAAAAEAARQAALERERLTREAGLVATAGSTFAAAPVAPAPPPPTGGSGGAARAVQEAHAQLGKPYVWGAEGPDSFDCSGLSQWVWGKAGVAIPHYTGDQWTSGRRVSRAELIPGDLVFFGADLYHVGIYIGDGKMIHAPRTGEVVRIENVWWSSFQGGVRPGA; encoded by the coding sequence GTGCTGACCGCAGGCCCCGCGCTGACGGCTGGTCCAGGCCTCGGAGTCGGCCTCGGTATCGCCCGCGCCGAGCCAGGCACCAGCCCTCGCGCCGGCTCCGGCTCCGACTCTCGCGCCGGCTCCGGCTCCGGCTCCGGCGACCGGCCGAGGGAAGGCCACGCAGAGGACCTCGGTAGCGTCACCACGCAGATCGCGACCACCCGGGCCCGTATCGACGAGCTCGGGCACCAGCTCTCCGTGGCAGCCGAGCAGTACAACGCGGAACGCATCCGGCTCGCCGAGGCGGAACGCACCGCGACAACCGCCCGTCAGCGCCTCAGCGCGGCGGACGCAGCCGTCCGAACGGCGTCGGACCGCCACCGTGGGCTGGCGACCTCGGCCTACCGCTCAGGCGGTTTCGAACAGCTCTCCATCCTGCTTACGGGAGATCCACGGACCGCGCTCGACCGCGCCGGCGCCGTCAACGCACTGTCGCGGCGGCAGCGGGCCGCCGAGTCCGACCTGCGCCTGGCCCGTCACGACCAGACCGAGGCTAAGCAGGCCGCCGACGAGGCCCTCGCCGGTCGTCAGCACGTCGTCGACTCACTCTCCGAGCAACGGCGCGGAATCGAAGCCTCCGCGGCCGAACAGCACCAGCTGTTGGACGACCTGATCGACCGACAGGCCCAGCTGGAACGAGAGGCCCGCGAACGGGAAGCAGCCGCGCTACGTGCCCGTCAGGCCGCCGAAGCCGCGGCAGCCGCGGAAGCGGCCCGCCAGGCCGCGCTGGAACGTGAACGCCTCACCCGGGAAGCCGGGCTCGTCGCGACGGCCGGCTCAACCTTCGCCGCCGCACCAGTCGCGCCGGCGCCACCGCCCCCCACCGGCGGCAGCGGCGGGGCCGCCCGCGCGGTCCAGGAAGCACACGCACAGCTGGGGAAACCCTACGTCTGGGGTGCCGAGGGACCGGACAGCTTCGACTGCTCCGGGCTGTCCCAGTGGGTCTGGGGCAAGGCAGGCGTCGCCATCCCCCACTACACCGGCGACCAGTGGACATCCGGCCGGCGGGTCTCCCGCGCGGAGCTGATTCCCGGCGATCTCGTCTTCTTCGGCGCGGATCTTTATCACGTCGGCATCTACATCGGCGATGGAAAGATGATCCACGCTCCGCGCACCGGAGAGGTCGTGCGGATCGAGAACGTGTGGTGGTCGTCCTTCCAGGGCGGCGTACGGCCCGGAGCCTGA